A section of the Paenibacillus odorifer genome encodes:
- a CDS encoding 5'-nucleotidase C-terminal domain-containing protein, with product MIISSRVRKWFATGLAMLMVAGSVLPAVQTAEAAPDNSNIVISQVYGGGGNGGAEFKNDFIELYNPTNHPVDLTGWKVRYTSAAGTFSSGTDLNGTIPANGYFLIEEAAGAGGTTDLPTPDVSKGILAMSGTNGKVDLVDKSGTTIDLVGYGTATNVEGSATAALSNTTAAIRKAAANAPADSRGLDMDNNSTDFVVQAPSPRNSSYGTLPELPETASSVLASPASNAWPVGTEISLNSPTVGASVYAAVYGSGGSTNFQPYTGPITLTEDTTIKAYASEPNMPDSPVSTFDYTILAKTDVATARLASKGQNILTEGIVTHINAAKMYIQDESGGIVLYGFPEFANVGDRVEVIGTMDIYSNLQEIKFQSGLQYNVAAQNVGVPAPKLITATDLSAANGESHEAQLVTMNNVTIDNVNGSTVTASQGGQQFTIFSTLPKLVKGKTFDNITGVIEQYNTIYQFIPLNENALVEENFSVMASPGAGRIIKGSSVTLSSPTLGAQIYYTTNGTEPTTASKLYSDPITVNQDLTVNAIVVADGKTSKVYTFAYKASELPRIHDIQGESHASEYTGQNVSDVEGIVTQYGYTFATGAYRGFFMQDPQPDDNVNTSEGIFVYSTNSSLKPQIGELVQVSGAISEYNEGNASNLTSTQITMTSIKVDSSSSYTVPVPVVLGKGGRAIPSTIIDNDGMANFEPNEDAIDFYESLEGMLVKLPTPTIISPYWTSGSGNSMLYNIPTRVENDTPDVITPAGGLVLKEYNQYNPQRLIIAYGNPGQEVITGDKFAGDVTGVIGYNNGNFKVIPENGKLPAITPSTFKQETTTLEVNDSKLLIASYNIENFYPGVGATKIQKLADSITNNMKKPDIIGVVEMQDSNGETNNGITEASAAELIKAIETAGGPVYKYTDIAPENNMDGGAPGGNIRVGFLYNPARVQLADSVSGQKGTATQPVGYNAAADQLTYNPGRIDPTNSAFASSRKPLAAQFVFGGETVIVIANHFNSKGGDTGPFGNVQPPVLSSETQRHKIAAVVNGFVKEVLTANPKANIVALGDLNDFQFTKTATLLKGTELDNLIDTLPLNEQYTYTYDGNSQVLDHILVSKNLTASSKVDVVHLNADFSPSNGRVSDHDAVLAQIDFNTAEDFPLTILHTNDTHAGLDTVSSPNNILRRVTAIQDAKATTENPILVDAGDVFSGTLYFNKYLGQADLAFMNLVKYDAMTFGNHEFDKDSDVLSKFIGNAKFPFVSSNVNFSADDILSKMFTNEIGRSGNAGTIYPALIKEVDGQQVGIMGLTTEDTANIASPGKVTFENAFAKAEATVAMLEKENVNKIIVLSHLGYEEDLKLAKAVNGIDIIVGGHSHTQLNQAVVDNSDPNAPKLIVQTGEKGLFLGQLEVKFNQDGVLTDWKDQLISIDAKNGTNYVIAEDPEAKKILDTEYKPGIQELTNEVVGNSEVVLNGVRDNVRTKETNLGNLIADGMLYAAQKAGTNAVIALQNGGGIRESINEGPITQGEVLGVLPFNNDLVTITLTGQEIKDAMENGVSKTPAADGRFPHVAGLKFYYDSTKPVNERVLRIEVKNGDKYVPLDLNASYEVATNAFTAKGGDFYTSLEKAYKEGRVNLLYLPDFDVFTKYLQKVGTVTANTSAVEGRIVDLKGAPLPETNPTPTPDPTPVPTPDPTSVPTSVPTSAPTVPTATATPSPTVAPTAAPIASAQVTTINAADLTKQLAELPAGSQELVIPVKATTGGAQVVLPGSVLVKQAAAQPNTVLTFTTDGASYSLPLRVVNSAALAAQLGTSDFTITVSILLANSGTLSSTNQAIASQLGNATLAAPVIEFSVSAQAGSKSVPLNNFGSTYVNRTINVPTSLNSNNATAVVFDPASGKISFVPAIFVPKTDGTTDVTIKRNSNSYYTVVKSSKTFADINGHWAKSSIDLLATKLIVSGTSNDTFSPSQSITRAEFAALITRSLGLATGNGETTFKDVNSSAWYADAIRTAAEAGLISGYTDGSFKPGSPITRQEMASVLAKAIKYTGKTLNADPAALAKFSDAASIPAWSQAAVAEIAAEGIIQGATDGSFAPQKLATRAEAVTMLEKTLKSLQFIN from the coding sequence ATGATTATTTCTTCAAGAGTAAGAAAATGGTTCGCTACTGGACTGGCAATGTTAATGGTTGCCGGCAGTGTGTTACCAGCTGTCCAGACTGCCGAGGCAGCACCGGATAATAGCAACATTGTTATCTCGCAGGTCTATGGTGGTGGTGGAAACGGCGGAGCGGAGTTTAAAAATGATTTTATTGAATTATACAATCCTACGAATCATCCAGTAGATTTGACTGGATGGAAAGTTCGGTATACCTCAGCGGCCGGAACCTTTAGTAGTGGAACAGACTTAAATGGAACTATCCCGGCAAATGGATACTTCCTTATTGAGGAGGCCGCTGGAGCTGGAGGAACTACCGACTTGCCTACTCCTGATGTTAGCAAGGGAATCCTTGCTATGAGTGGAACAAACGGCAAAGTCGACCTCGTTGATAAATCAGGTACAACGATTGATTTAGTTGGCTACGGAACAGCCACAAATGTCGAGGGAAGTGCGACCGCTGCTCTCTCCAATACGACAGCCGCTATCCGTAAAGCTGCGGCTAATGCACCGGCAGACAGCCGCGGTCTAGATATGGATAACAACTCTACGGATTTTGTTGTCCAAGCACCAAGTCCACGAAACAGCAGCTACGGTACATTACCTGAATTACCGGAGACTGCTAGTTCCGTATTAGCTTCACCAGCCTCTAATGCCTGGCCGGTAGGCACAGAAATATCTTTAAATTCTCCAACGGTTGGAGCATCCGTCTACGCAGCTGTTTATGGATCAGGTGGTTCAACTAATTTTCAACCTTACACAGGACCTATTACCTTAACTGAGGACACTACGATTAAAGCGTATGCTTCAGAACCAAATATGCCAGACAGCCCTGTATCGACTTTTGATTACACGATTCTGGCCAAAACAGATGTTGCAACAGCACGCCTTGCTAGTAAAGGTCAGAATATTTTAACAGAAGGTATCGTAACTCACATTAATGCAGCAAAAATGTATATTCAGGATGAATCTGGCGGGATCGTACTTTATGGATTTCCAGAGTTCGCAAACGTTGGAGATCGTGTTGAAGTAATCGGCACAATGGATATCTACAGCAATCTGCAAGAAATCAAATTCCAAAGTGGACTTCAATACAATGTAGCTGCACAAAATGTTGGGGTGCCTGCACCAAAATTGATCACCGCAACCGACTTGTCTGCCGCGAACGGCGAAAGCCACGAAGCTCAGCTGGTAACTATGAATAATGTGACCATAGACAATGTAAATGGCAGCACGGTGACTGCTAGCCAAGGTGGACAACAATTCACAATTTTTTCAACCCTGCCTAAACTAGTTAAGGGTAAAACCTTTGACAATATCACTGGGGTTATCGAGCAATATAATACGATTTATCAATTCATTCCACTTAACGAAAATGCTTTGGTGGAAGAAAATTTTTCCGTTATGGCCAGCCCTGGCGCAGGTCGCATCATCAAAGGAAGTTCTGTGACCCTTTCCAGCCCTACTCTTGGAGCACAGATTTACTACACGACCAACGGAACTGAACCAACAACAGCAAGTAAACTTTATTCAGATCCGATTACAGTTAATCAAGATCTTACCGTCAATGCAATTGTCGTAGCAGATGGCAAGACAAGTAAGGTTTATACCTTTGCTTATAAAGCGTCTGAACTCCCTCGTATACATGATATTCAAGGAGAATCTCATGCTTCTGAGTATACAGGTCAGAACGTTTCTGATGTAGAAGGCATCGTTACCCAATACGGGTACACCTTTGCAACTGGCGCTTATAGAGGTTTCTTTATGCAAGATCCTCAACCAGACGATAATGTAAACACTTCGGAAGGTATTTTTGTATACAGCACTAATTCATCCCTTAAACCTCAAATTGGAGAGTTAGTCCAAGTTAGTGGAGCTATTTCCGAATACAACGAAGGTAACGCAAGTAATTTAACCTCTACTCAAATTACTATGACTTCAATAAAAGTGGACTCCTCTTCAAGTTATACTGTGCCGGTGCCTGTTGTACTTGGTAAAGGCGGGAGAGCAATTCCGTCTACCATAATTGACAATGACGGCATGGCTAATTTTGAGCCTAATGAAGATGCAATTGATTTCTACGAATCGTTAGAAGGTATGCTAGTCAAGCTCCCTACCCCTACGATTATCAGTCCTTATTGGACAAGTGGTAGCGGAAATTCTATGCTCTATAACATCCCTACAAGAGTAGAAAATGATACACCTGATGTCATCACACCAGCTGGTGGATTAGTTCTCAAAGAATACAACCAATACAATCCTCAGCGCCTCATCATCGCTTACGGAAATCCGGGGCAAGAAGTCATCACCGGAGATAAGTTCGCTGGAGATGTTACTGGTGTCATCGGATACAACAACGGTAACTTCAAAGTGATTCCGGAAAACGGTAAGCTTCCAGCCATCACTCCAAGTACCTTTAAGCAAGAAACAACTACTCTTGAAGTCAATGATAGTAAGTTGTTGATTGCATCGTATAACATTGAAAACTTCTACCCCGGTGTCGGAGCAACAAAAATCCAGAAACTAGCCGACTCCATCACAAACAATATGAAAAAACCTGACATTATCGGCGTTGTCGAAATGCAGGACAGCAATGGTGAAACCAATAATGGAATCACTGAAGCAAGTGCAGCCGAACTGATTAAAGCCATTGAAACCGCTGGCGGTCCTGTATATAAATACACAGACATCGCTCCGGAGAACAATATGGATGGCGGTGCCCCAGGCGGAAACATTCGCGTAGGATTCCTGTACAATCCAGCAAGAGTACAGCTTGCAGACAGTGTGAGCGGACAAAAAGGTACAGCTACACAACCCGTTGGATATAATGCAGCGGCAGATCAATTGACCTACAATCCGGGCCGAATTGATCCAACAAACTCTGCCTTTGCAAGTTCACGTAAACCCCTTGCTGCACAGTTCGTATTCGGTGGCGAAACAGTAATTGTGATCGCTAACCATTTCAATTCAAAAGGCGGCGATACCGGTCCTTTCGGAAACGTTCAGCCCCCTGTATTGTCCAGTGAAACACAGCGCCATAAAATCGCGGCGGTCGTAAACGGATTTGTCAAAGAGGTTCTGACTGCAAATCCTAAAGCCAACATCGTAGCTCTTGGTGATTTGAATGACTTCCAATTCACTAAAACTGCAACCCTCTTAAAAGGTACAGAACTAGACAATTTGATCGATACATTGCCTTTAAATGAGCAGTATACGTACACCTATGACGGAAACTCTCAAGTGCTAGATCATATTCTTGTCAGTAAAAATCTAACGGCTTCTTCTAAAGTAGATGTCGTTCATCTAAATGCCGACTTCTCACCATCGAATGGCCGGGTATCCGATCATGATGCGGTTTTGGCACAGATTGATTTTAATACTGCTGAAGACTTCCCACTAACCATTCTGCACACCAATGATACACATGCAGGATTAGATACTGTCAGCTCGCCAAACAACATCTTACGCCGTGTAACAGCAATCCAAGATGCCAAGGCGACTACAGAGAATCCTATTCTTGTAGACGCAGGTGATGTGTTCTCCGGAACGCTTTACTTCAATAAGTATCTGGGTCAAGCAGATCTGGCCTTTATGAATCTGGTCAAATATGATGCTATGACTTTCGGTAATCATGAGTTTGATAAAGATTCAGATGTACTGTCCAAATTCATCGGCAACGCTAAGTTCCCATTCGTCTCCTCCAACGTGAACTTCTCAGCGGATGATATTCTTAGCAAAATGTTCACCAATGAAATCGGCCGGTCAGGTAATGCTGGAACCATCTACCCTGCGCTGATCAAAGAAGTAGACGGCCAACAGGTCGGCATCATGGGTCTGACGACAGAAGACACGGCGAACATTGCTTCACCAGGTAAAGTGACCTTTGAGAATGCCTTCGCTAAAGCGGAAGCAACGGTCGCTATGCTTGAAAAAGAGAATGTTAACAAGATCATTGTTCTCTCACACCTTGGCTACGAAGAAGATCTCAAGTTAGCCAAAGCTGTTAACGGCATTGATATTATCGTTGGGGGGCACAGCCACACGCAACTGAATCAAGCCGTTGTTGATAACAGCGATCCTAACGCACCGAAGCTTATTGTACAGACCGGTGAAAAAGGTCTTTTCCTTGGACAACTTGAAGTTAAATTTAACCAAGATGGCGTACTGACCGATTGGAAAGATCAATTAATCTCCATCGATGCTAAAAACGGCACTAACTACGTTATCGCCGAGGACCCAGAAGCCAAAAAGATCCTGGATACGGAGTATAAGCCGGGTATTCAAGAACTAACCAATGAGGTAGTAGGAAATTCAGAGGTTGTTCTAAACGGCGTTCGCGATAATGTGCGCACAAAGGAAACTAATCTTGGTAACCTGATTGCCGATGGCATGCTTTATGCAGCTCAAAAAGCGGGCACTAATGCCGTAATCGCCCTGCAAAACGGCGGCGGTATTCGCGAATCCATCAACGAAGGACCGATCACACAAGGCGAAGTACTCGGCGTACTTCCATTCAACAACGATCTGGTTACGATCACTTTGACTGGACAAGAAATTAAGGATGCCATGGAGAACGGGGTTTCCAAAACGCCGGCAGCAGACGGACGTTTCCCACACGTTGCAGGGTTGAAATTCTATTACGACTCTACGAAACCTGTGAACGAACGTGTACTGCGTATTGAAGTGAAAAACGGGGATAAATACGTCCCTCTGGATCTGAACGCATCCTACGAAGTAGCTACGAATGCTTTCACAGCTAAGGGTGGAGATTTCTATACTTCACTTGAAAAGGCCTATAAAGAAGGTCGCGTGAATCTGCTGTACCTACCGGACTTTGATGTATTTACGAAGTATCTGCAGAAGGTTGGAACGGTCACTGCGAACACTTCCGCCGTTGAGGGCCGGATTGTTGATCTAAAAGGTGCACCACTGCCGGAGACAAATCCAACTCCGACACCAGACCCAACACCAGTACCAACACCAGATCCAACTTCAGTGCCTACATCAGTACCAACATCGGCTCCAACAGTACCAACCGCTACAGCTACACCATCACCAACTGTTGCTCCAACTGCGGCACCAATTGCTTCAGCACAAGTAACAACAATTAATGCTGCTGATCTAACCAAACAACTTGCTGAACTGCCAGCGGGTAGCCAAGAGCTGGTTATTCCGGTTAAAGCTACTACAGGTGGCGCTCAAGTAGTGCTTCCAGGCAGTGTGCTTGTAAAACAAGCAGCAGCACAGCCTAACACAGTTCTTACCTTTACTACTGATGGCGCTTCTTATTCCTTGCCACTCCGTGTTGTAAACAGCGCAGCGCTTGCCGCTCAATTAGGCACCAGCGACTTTACAATTACGGTATCTATTCTACTAGCGAATTCGGGAACACTAAGCAGCACAAACCAAGCTATCGCATCACAGCTAGGTAATGCTACTTTAGCTGCTCCAGTAATCGAATTCAGCGTTTCAGCGCAAGCCGGAAGTAAGAGTGTGCCGCTGAACAATTTCGGCAGTACTTATGTTAATCGGACGATCAATGTACCTACTTCCTTAAATTCAAATAACGCAACGGCAGTGGTCTTCGATCCTGCTTCAGGTAAGATCTCCTTCGTGCCTGCTATCTTTGTTCCTAAAACAGATGGAACAACGGACGTTACGATTAAACGGAACAGCAACAGCTACTACACCGTTGTTAAGTCTTCCAAAACGTTCGCAGATATTAACGGACACTGGGCTAAATCATCCATTGATCTATTAGCTACCAAACTAATTGTCAGCGGAACAAGCAACGATACGTTCTCTCCTTCACAGTCGATCACACGTGCTGAGTTCGCCGCATTAATTACGCGTTCTCTGGGACTTGCGACAGGTAATGGTGAGACCACATTTAAAGATGTAAACTCAAGTGCTTGGTATGCTGATGCTATACGCACCGCAGCAGAAGCCGGTTTGATTTCCGGTTATACCGATGGCAGCTTTAAGCCGGGTAGCCCAATCACTCGTCAGGAAATGGCCTCGGTATTAGCGAAAGCCATCAAGTACACAGGTAAAACCTTAAATGCCGATCCTGCGGCACTGGCTAAATTCAGTGACGCAGCAAGCATTCCTGCTTGGTCTCAAGCAGCAGTAGCAGAAATCGCTGCTGAGGGAATTATCCAAGGAGCAACAGACGGTTCCTTTGCTCCACAGAAGCTGGCAACTCGTGCCGAAGCGGTTACGATGCTGGAGAAGACATTGAAATCTCTCCAATTTATCAACTAG